The sequence ggtccatttacacagaaagatttgacagattatctgccaaagatttgaagccaaatccaggaatggatttgaaaagagaaatctcaggctttcctttatgatctgatctgttttatagtctgtttctggctttggcttcaagtctttggcagataatctttgtgtaagtGGACCCTAACAAAATCGgattaaggatgccttcacacaggacgtaTCTCAGCAGAAATGTCGTGGCGACctttgcagtgagatccgctacaacgtaaggtcctggcaggtccctgtgaagacatacttgcagcagtTTTTCagactgctgcaagtatgtaaattacCCACCCCTTAaccccctattccacggggcgatgcagaggCGCCAGCGATCGCTGTcagctagatcgtccgggcagcccttagaggatagtggcggtctgctgccgccgctcctattccatggggcgacggcagcagatcgctgccatcacagtcgcttgtttttcaacatgtttgaaaaaacaagcgacgcaatgatcagccgacatgaacaaagtcgtctgatcgttgccctctatttcatgggatgattatcggccgataatagttctgtggaatagggcctttaatcagctgctgctgtatacattacccgtCTTCAATCCTTGCTGCATGGGCTCGCTGCTCTCCTGTCAAGACAGTCAGTGGCTGGGCGGGACAGCAGGAAGGattgaagacaggtaatgtatacagtgggaGCAGATTAAGGGGCAGGtgacacatactcgcagcagtctgaaagacctctgcaagtatgtatttacaaggacctgccaggaccttacatcGTAGCGGATCTCACAGCGAAATTGTCACTGCGATccatcctgtgtgaaggcaccctaaaggaaactgacagcaccgaTAGGTAGCTGATATATGCATATCTCTTGGGAATCGCATATATTAAGCAATACTCTGATCTGGTGTGTtggtggtataaaaaaaaaaaaaaaacactgccttCTACATGCACTGATCCCAAATGTCTACAGCTTTCTAATATACTATAGACTATGCGCCAGTCTTAATGTGGGGCATTTGAGGCATTTAGCCACAATCTGCACCATCTACATAATATGCTGATCTAAAGCACTATAGCTGCACAATTCAGAGTCTCTCTCATATCATGTGTATGAACAGATCCTGGGATCAAGGCAATATCCTAAATTGGATAGAAGTCTAGCAAAGCCTCAGCTACGAGAAGTATTGGGTCAAAATGCCTTTTTAGCCTCTGTATTTAAAGGTTTTCATTCAATCAAAAATTCTCATTATGAGAGAAAAGCTTATATTTATATAGGATGTAGTAGAGGACCAGTTTGACCTCTTCCCATCACATTGCTTCCCATTTATAGCCATTTCCCTTTGGCTACTTTCACACCTGTAGTTGTGGACAGGGCTACAGTCTGCAGTTGCACAGACTCTGTAATCCACCATAGGCAACTCATGCCACAAATGTGGCACACTATGGCTTGCCCGGCTTGTTTATGTGCAGCACAGATTTTGACCTGAATATGGATCTGTAGAATTACAGAGGTGTACAAGggcccatagaagtgaatgggtaTTCAGATCTTCAAATATGGAGAGAAATTACtggtgtgaatttagcctaacaGTATGAATAGGAGTCAGCCTTTTCAGTGTTTACACATGTTCATCCCTGTATCTCTGTGCTATTGGTAGTGCAAGGTTCACCCGAGTAGGATGATGCTGCATTACCAAAAGGATGGAGATGAAGGTATAACATTTGTAGACATTTTACATGCTGCACTGCTCACCCAAGGGCTGAGGCCCCTTCAAACTGTTGTCAGGGGTGCTAGGAGTTGGCCCCCCTTACTGACCTAATATTGGTGACCTATCCTAAGGTTAGGACAGGAGTCACGAGACAGTAGGACATTTCTGTACTGTGCACATCATGCTGCCTAAAATGTAAGTGAACCATACGCTTTATTACTTACCAcaagtgtgtgtatgtgctgcACAGTGTCTTGTCTCAGCAGCTCCACATCCAGAGACTCCAGGTCATCATATGCTGAGGATAAAGTCTGCAGAGAGAGGAAGCAGGATATTGTGTACATTGACAATACAGTGCCTATGGAACTCAAAGTTCTAGTGGGGAGGGGAGTGTGCAGAACTCTTATAGAGAAACTGCATTTTTGACAAGCAAAAGGGCCAGGACATGGTGTAAGGGTCAAACAGCAGGTCCTTCTGTCCAATGTGGCCAAACCTGAAGCCATCATGCTCAATGCTATAGGGCCTTCCTCTGCTTTGTAATGCACTAGGCTAGGATTTCAGCTAGATGTGGTGTCATGCCATTACCTGTCCATCCACCAATGGAATATGTACAAAAGGAAGGCCTTCATGCAATGGCAGGTCACTTAGTGATGATAGGGCTCGGGTTCTTGAGGACCGAGTGGGTGGGGCTGCTGAATTTCTGTAAAGGGGAATATAAATAAATTTCAGGCAAAATGTCACCATCCAGTGTATAAAGGGCAGCCAGCAGAGGGCACCCTCACTGTTCAGGGAATAAAGGCAGCGGCACCTTAATGTTCTGGACACCGTTCTGCAGGAAGATACTGAAGTCATCTTCTTTGAAGCTTTATTTAGTGGAGTTGCAGATACAGACCTATATAAGAGTATTTTATCATTAATGATAAGGTTGAAACTGCTATATACCAGATCTTACCCTCCCCTGCAACACCTAGGTGATGAGTTAAAAAGTGAATCTGttggctgcaattcacattccaaactgttgGGAAAGCCCATGACACTTTGCACAGAATAaagacatttttctacattctgtaaGCAGAGATATGACCAGTACAGTGTCTTTTTGCCCTAACAGCTATGTAACAATGTCAGCTGTTTAGGATGTGAACCAATCACTTTAAGGGATTATAtgagataaaaaacaaacaaaaaacaccaatATGGTGGAATGGACGTGTGGCACTGAAGTTACTATAGACAAATATTTCCTCATTAGTTATATAGCACCATCATATGAAGGGGATTTATAGCATGTGCTTTACTTATTCATAACCCTAATGTCATTAAAGTAGCTATAGGGGCTGCAGAGGTAGCCGTTGTACCTAAGGTGGACCGAGTACTCAAGAGtaggtttacactgaggaatttaAAGCTGAATTTGCGCTTAACTTTACACGTATTCCACTAGGAATTCTGCCTGTGAAATatgtatagagcagtgttcagtgGGATTTCTGCTCAGTTGTTCACAGCAGAATTTACGTGCTGAAAGTTTTTGCCGCAGACTCACTTTCCACCCAAGGAATTCACATGTCAATCCTTCAGGTGGATTCCACTAGAGTTATCCCATGATAataggttcacacgtaccggattcccagcgaaatccactgcgaatcctggtactgtgatcttcaatggggttacataaccACAGCGGAgttttaaccccccgcagcataAGTTACCTTGTCTATGCTCTGGCTGagcgggagcctcagatgcagccgatcagtggctgcagcgggccgtgcactgattggctgagtaggacctacaggagcctcagatgcagctggagcgctaccctaagggtggtattacacaaaaagatttttgtcaattaacgatctccaacgatcgcaatagcggttgcctaataatcgttttactacacggaaagattatcggttgaattggagcaacaaagttcaagaacactcccctttcaatttgcgaatgaacagggaacggctaacgacatcttattcaaacgaacgatgtgcaaaagacaaacgataaaaatagatccaaaacctcttaaacgaccaatcgttcgtcgtttaatcgttgtctactattacacttaaagataatcgttcaaatacgaccgatcgaacgattattcgaacgataatcgcttcgtgtaataccacccttaaagtCACAGGTGCTTTGAATTTTTGCCTAAATTCCACTCCAACTCAAGAAGTTCTCCTCAGTTAAATGTCCTCTTCAGTTCctggcctattcctcagtgtaaacatcCCCTAACATTAGAAATGGCACATGATATGTGGAGGTGCAGTGTTAtagaggccctggagctttgcttTGTGCTCTATGGAGCTTTAAATAAGCCTGCCTAATGTCACACACAGACATGCTGGGGCTTTATCAGTTTACCAAGTTTTTGGAGAAGGAGGAAACCAGTGCAAGGACTAAAATAGACACCATGCAGATGTTTCTGGAGACAGATTTCTAGGTAGGACCCCCTTGGGTTATAGTACTGAAATCTAGATGGAGTTACCTGGCTAAAGATGGTGTTTTCTTTGCAGCATCATTTGTCAGTGAAACAAGAGATTTACTTTTGGAAACCTATGAGGAAAGCAATAAGAAGGTATATTAGCAAGGTAGCAGTTACAGCCAGATCCCTACTTCTGTGGGGACCTATTGGCCCCAACTATTTCATACAGCACTGCTGTATGCGCCAGGTAATCGTACTATGGCTCCAGAGACCATTTCTCCTCCAGACATATGCAGATATATTTGTCTGCACACATGTATAGAGTTGTTACCTCACTTTTGGCTTGTTCTGTCTCCTCTGCTCACCTTTTGGACAGTCCTATTCTTCTGCATTGTGGACTTCACTGTAGAGGTTATAGAGTCATGGTATTCCACAGATGTGGTCACCTTTACTGTGAGAACAGAGTTCACTGGTAAACGGTTCATTATAACAAACGTTATCCACCTCCTGGCGAACACACTTACCTTTCCTGCTGTTCTTTCTTACAAGTTTAGCCTCTTGCAGCTCTTCATCCAGATTGTCAGCCTGCAACAAAAGGAACCAGAATAGTACAAACAGCAAGACCAGAGATGCAGAGGCATTGTAGTTATTAGGTGTCCTCACCTTTGGCACAAGAGAAGACTCAGCCTTGTTTATTTCCATCAACTCTGAAAGGCAAAAAGGAAAGGTTCAAGTCCAGTTTAGTCTTTTACATACTGTGTACTGATGTCCCCTGTACGGATCCCAAATTGCCGCAGTACAGATTCTTCACAACCTGGACAACTGTATCCATTGCCAAGTATAGATTAACAAAAACCCCTTCTAAATAGGTTATagagggactagagatgagcgaaccaaaccgtaacgaaccagattagtTACGAGCTTTGCAAAAAGTTCcttacgaatctggttaaaacaaAGGCAACGTAAaactgtacttttttcacagaatagaccaggatacaagggattattactcctataatcccttgtatcctggttttctgtgaaaatcaagatgtgtgacgtcaccccacaGCCCCTGAAGTGCCTGGGCGCACCAGCAGCTTGTCAGTGTGTTGTCAGACTTCAGAGAGAGAGTAGCTCCATATTAGATAGAGAGGGAAAAAGATAGCCAAACAATCCGGGTCCAGTTCATTAATATATCACATGTAACGTGAATTTTATTTGATGATATTTTCCAACATATATATTCCATTTTCGCCTGAGTGGTTAAGGTATTTCACTTTGTTGCATAACATCTAACTTGCAATGTATTTCATTAGAGTTACATATGTATCTATCAGTGGGCGTTCCCTTCATTGTCCGAGTCATGTTCACATTACGCATGCGCAACTCGCACTGAGTTGCGTTCTATTCAAGCTTGCATTCCACGGCAACGTGGATGTCTCTGATGGATTGAGCTGTATGTTTTCTGACGCATCGGGTGAGCGATTTAACCTGATTCCTTCTAGATAATTTACAATGTACTTTCTTTTTATTACATAAACACTTTCTGCACTGATgtacatatatttatttgtatatacatAGAGTAACACGGAGGCATCGGGAGTGCCCTCCCCCTAACCACATGATTTTTTATCTTGTGTGAAGTCACGATTGAACACACCTGATGATAATTATCACTTTTGCTGTGTATAAATACCCCTATATGCACGTGTGTTTTAGTAGCTTGAGAAAAGACCACagttgtggtcagaaacgtcgcAGTTTACTtttgggatgtgaataaaagCACGCCGTTTACTTTTTAAACACTATTCCTGAGTGCTGCTGCTTTTTTGGATTTATATAGCCAGCCTGGTGCTCCCAAGGCTTGCAAGCGGCCACCCACCTGCCGACATTTTTCTTGAGTGCAGTGACCCTTTTTGTTTTAGCCAGACAACTagatacagggagagagagaaggaatagaaagtgttaaggccctattccaccaacagatctaacagattatttgccaaagatttgaagccaaacccaggagtggatttaaagagaggagaaatccagtctttcctttatgacctgatagtttatagtctgttcctgggtttggcttcaaatctttggcagataatctgttagatctgttggtggaatagggccttaagtgagaggagagaggaagagaaaaaaaacaaatagcaagAACCAGGGAAAGCTAGATATAGAAGATAAGGTGATAGATAGGGAAAGAGGCAGAGAAATCAAGAGATCTAaggcatctaaaaaaaaaaaaaaaggatctaggGAGATAAAAGAAATGGGGGGAGAAAAGTGAGAAGTGTTAGAGCTTTGATTCTATTATGAAGGGCACCATATCCCCATGCTTCACTGAAATTATAGAATATAAGATATTAAAAAAGTATAATACTGTCACCtggagcagggccggctccagctttttgtgggcccttgggcgacagagcgttggcgggcccctttgaggagcaaatcatggagtgacaggcgaggaaagatttgcagcaaaagaaacatgcggctcaTGCTaatgctgctagttctcctgtatacggctcctggtgtgtgtgtatgtgtgtgtgtgtgtgtgtgtgtgtaaatatatatatattacacacacacacacacacacacagcaggagctgtatacaggagaactagcagcaccagcatgatatatattatatgaacatgggaagacctctagttctcctatatacaggtcctgcagtgattatatatatcactgcaggacctgtatataggagaactagaggtcttgGATAGATCGATACAGATATCTAggtgttttgtgtatagaggtcctgctgtaaatataatatacatatacatatacatatatatagctgtaatagatatatatatattacagcaggacctctatacacaaaacaactagaagcaccagcacatacagtagactattagtttgcagagcctaccgtgctgccctctatcatgATTGGACACCTCATATGGACACCTCATATCGTGATTGGTCACCTGACCTGTGACATCAAAAGTCCTTCATACTCAAaggtcccctttgttactaccctttttttttttttttttttttattaacaaaaaatgtagtaacagacgggactgggcccctagaggagctgtgggctccagcatttgccctagttagccgggtgctgacgccggccctgacctGGAGTAAGTAAGCACAGTGCTAGATGGGAACAGTGCTCATGACTTATTTGGTGTTATCATATATAATGAGACAAATTTATAGCCTCTTGTTATGGTCTcgtctcaacaatactggcctgggtgcaatcaagtgctgccgccgcctcctcctcctctttttttcactatttttgcactttgattttcttctacttttttcattgtaatagcaactgcaactaaaagcTTTACCCTATcccactcccactattgtagctgcaattattcagcagttctagcaaggttcgttttaggtttggtCTGTTCAAACTACACAAAATTTCACCGGACTAAACTTTAAGAGTTGGCTCATCCCTAAAAGGGACCTATGTACACACAAGTATGGGCACCTAAGCCTCAGGTTCATCAAACTGCTGTGaatggttgctgtaggcagtttacaccagtttctataaggccatgttaacacagCATTTAATGTGCATTAGCATTAGTGCCAATTTGCCATGAATTCGCAAATTTGCTGTAAAATAGCTACTTTGCAGCAATTTTTATGGAAATGCGGAAAAACATTGATATTTTATCATAAATTGCACAATTTGAGGCAAATAAGCACCAATTAATGCTACTTGAGCtttaaatgctgtgtgtgaacataaccttagaaaGGTCGCTAAACCTGGGTCCTAGGGTTCCAATTCTGTACAAGACATTCTACTCACTGTAATACTCCCCAACCTTCATCTGTCTTACTGACATCGGCATCTTCAAGATCTCCACCTCCATGATTTGGTCCGGCAGCATGGCAAGAACCTCCAGTTCCTTCTTAACCTCCTTCATATGTTCCTTCTCTGGATGAATAaggcacatgaaaaaaaaataatgcaccaaGACTGGGGAATTAATGGAGAGCAACATGACAGCACAGAGATCAGCTAAACATTAACGCTGTCGATAGAtcgcataaataataataatagatcaaataaataataatcatcTCTGTCAAGGGGCAAGAAACATAGTGCAGCAAGTATGCAGCTATTAAAAGCATTAAACATTGGAAGGTGTAAGGATCTAAGTGACTTTTACAAGAGCGAGATTGTGATGGCTgggtcatatttaaaaaaaaaaaaaaaaaccagcagGTCTTCTGGGCTGTTCTTAGTATGCAGAGTTAAagagactgtaccaccaggcccaggctgaagcactggaggcgggcccacccacccttagtgggaggaaaccctagtccCTCTATGATAggattccattgattctaatggagtcacgtcatggaggggctggggtttcttcctactgggggtgggtcagcccgccttcagtgcctctgcctggtggtacagtcactttaaaaacctAGCAAAACCGGCCTAAGGAATGACAACGGTGATAGGCACCCAAGGATCATTGATGTTTCTGGGCAGAAAAGGCTAACCCGTCTGGTTCAGTCCCACAGAAAAGCTACTGTTGGACAATAACTGGAAGTTTATATGGTTGCCCAAGATCTCATTGTGGACTATAGGCCCAGGCTGGCATACAGAAGAAAAATATGTTGTACTTTCCAttctgattgggggggggggggggggagcaggacagTTATTGTGCATGTACATGCATCACTTACCTGGGGTGATCTGGTAACAGGGTGCATTTTGGGAAGGATGAAAGAGTAGGCAGTGTGATGATCTGGGTAATGTACTATAAAGGAAGCATTGGTTACATACACAGATAATTGAccagtttatctgacagattttttttgggCCAAACCCAGGGATGAGTTTGGAAAGgacagatcccagtctttcctttatgaattgttcaataaataaaattaaaaataaatatgtcAGATAAGTTGGTCAGTTATATGAGTGTAAATGCAGCCACCAACCTAAACTGGTTGCAGAGCAAGTACTCTTTCAGCAGCACAATGCACCCTACCACACTGCAGAATCATTCATGAATGTTGAAGAACAGAATCCAAGGTGGTAACCGACCTCTCCCCTCAATCTGTTCTACAGAATGTACTGAACAAGTGAGATCCATGAAGGCCCCACCTcagaaacacacaggacaacttcAGAGTTGTTGAAAGGTCAGAGTGGTCTTGGCAGCACAAAGTCAAAATCATGTCAGGTGGTTTTAAAGTTATAGCTGTTTGGCATATAAGGCTTAAGTACCATTTACAATGAGGGCCCCTACAATGCAATCCTATAGCCCTGTATCTAGTCCAAAGAATACATTATAAGTAGTGATTAGGACAGGTGGGCCCTGTGTACATTTATTCAGCTCAGACTATACAGTCCACATTGGATATAACTAAAGCACTAAGCTGTAAGAATATTCCTGGCCAATGACATCAAGATCCATGTGCTGAGCTGTAGATGGTCATAGGAAAGGGATTATTACAGTTCAAACACTTAGTAGTCAGTCATGGTATTAGCTAGAAAACCAGAGCTTTCATCTTGTCCTATGACTGGCAGGGCATGCCAAGAGTTGAGATTTCAGAAGAGCTTGAGAGCACTTAATGCTACAACACTAAAAAGTGTGCTCTAAGTTGGAAGGGTCTCAGAAGAGCCATTTTGGGCGACACTCACTTTGCTGTATGAAGTCCTGCATGAAGAGTCGAATTTTCTCATTCTTCTGCTCCTGCATTGGATCCACCATTCCCAACCCAGAATCCCCACTCCCCTGAGCCCTGGCTCCCAACCTCTTTCTCGTTCTCTTTGCAGGCATTATTTCAGTCAAACTCTCCCCTCAGTCCTAACCTGACTCCCTATACACTACTATACAATCCTTCCTCCACAGCTTGTCTTTAAATAATGAGGAGGTGAAGCTGCAATGTATCACCTGTGGCTGCTAACACAGGGGTGGAGTCTCCACACAGCACctctgcatttaaagggaaagtgtcagtTATACCTTTTGGCTTAGGGTGGGCTCACagtgaggaattctcacggataaattccGCAGAATTCTGTACACatgaattctttcggcggaatgcggaatcagccagcccatagaatggtgtctatggagctgacggaaaggcgcgcggccagcTGAAGGAATTCTGCTGAGTTTCTCTGCGAGAATTCcgtcgtgtgaacccacccttaggattCCGTCGCTATAAGGCGCTCatggccgcacgcctttccgctggctccatagacaccattctatgggccggctgattccgctatctgccaaaagaattgacgtgtcaattcttttggcagaatctgcccgtgcatagaatggtgtctatggcacaggcggagagggcgtacaggcaacggaattcggcgtaatttatctgcgagaattccgtagtctaaaCCCACCCTGAGGTGCACACTTCAAGGCAAGGAGAATATGTCAGGTGCATTTCACATTCTGACAATGTTAGGGGAtctgcacactgaggaatccagttGGATCACCCGCCGCCGATTCTGCAGCTCACCCTAGCTCgcatctccccctgtgccatagCCTCCATTGTATGCATAGGCAGATTCCG is a genomic window of Dendropsophus ebraccatus isolate aDenEbr1 chromosome 4, aDenEbr1.pat, whole genome shotgun sequence containing:
- the LOC138789296 gene encoding borealin-2-like, translating into MPAKRTRKRLGARAQGSGDSGLGMVDPMQEQKNEKIRLFMQDFIQQKKEHMKEVKKELEVLAMLPDQIMEVEILKMPMSVRQMKVGEYYKLMEINKAESSLVPKADNLDEELQEAKLVRKNSRKVKVTTSVEYHDSITSTVKSTMQKNRTVQKVSKSKSLVSLTNDAAKKTPSLARSVSATPLNKASKKMTSVSSCRTVSRTLRNSAAPPTRSSRTRALSSLSDLPLHEGLPFVHIPLVDGQTLSSAYDDLESLDVELLRQDTVQHIHTLVGQLTNLCAKASTQHSAGGHG